The proteins below come from a single Sorghum bicolor cultivar BTx623 chromosome 4, Sorghum_bicolor_NCBIv3, whole genome shotgun sequence genomic window:
- the LOC8082889 gene encoding protein YIF1B-B, with translation MAAMNTDMGGLGGRPTNQQANPFGTALHGAGPGLIRTGLEAYGGRFLDSSSEFMQSNITQYLSDPQYYFQVNSQYVRNKLKVILFPFLHRGHWTRITEPVGGRLSYKPPVQDINAPDLYIPLMAFGTYIVVAGYALGVLGRFTPEALTLQFSKGILGWFLQVILIKGLLYSLGSSEAPLLDIVAYAGYGFAGTSLAMLARIFWSYLYYFIMPWFCICTGVFLVKTMKRVLLGGPRSYERHPSRNHYFLLFLAVVQFPMLFWLGNISG, from the exons ATGGCAGCAATGAATACCGATATGGGAGGCTTAGGTGGCAGGCCGACAAATCAACAAGCAAATCCTTTTGGAACTGCCTTGCATGGTGCTGGGCCAGGACTGATCCGTACTGGGCTAGAAGCATATGGGGGGAGGTTTTTAGATTCAAGTTCTGAGTTTATGCAGAGCAAT ATAACACAATATTTGTCCGACCCTCAGTACTACTTTCAAGTCAACAGCCAGTATGTGAGGAACAAACTGAAGGTCATCTTGTTCCCTTTCTTGCACAGG GGTCACTGGACAAGAATAACTGAACCAGTAGGAGGAAGGCTGTCCTACAAACCTCCAGTCcaggatatcaatgcaccgGACTTGTACATCCCTTTGATGGCATTTGGCACCTACATTGTAGTTGCTGGGTACGCCTTGGGTGTTCTTGGAAG GTTTACCCCTGAGGCACTGACCCTACAGTTCTCTAAAGGGATACTTGGCTGGTTTCTGCAAGTCATCCTCATCAAAGGTCTGCTCTACTCCCTGGGCAGCAGTGAAGCTCCATTGCTGGACATTGTGGCATATGCTGGATATGGTTTCGCTGGCACTTCCCTTGCAATGCTGGCCCGCATCTTCTGGAGCTATCTGTATTACTTCATCATGCCATGGTTCTGCATCTGCACGGGAGTCTTCCTTGTGAAGACCATGAAGAGGGTTCTTCTGGGCGGGCCAAGGAGCTACGAGAGACACCCCAGCCGGAACCACTACTTCCTGCTCTTCTTGGCGGTTGTGCAATTCCCTATGCTGTTCTGGCTCGGCAACATCAGTGGCTGA